A genome region from Nocardia sp. NBC_01730 includes the following:
- a CDS encoding DUF445 domain-containing protein has protein sequence MQKAPGDTAVLNTPAAPAAAPLGFAAVLDEAAKRRDLWRMKALATGMLALATAIYLFCRWTESRGAGGDWVGYLRAASEAGMVGALADWFAVTALFRHPLGLPIPHTAIIRKKKDQLGASLGTFVGTNFLAPEVVSAKVNSARVSWRVGRWMADPDHAARVAQESSTILRAVVGVLRDEDVEQVIDSTIVKRIAEPLWGPPIGRVLAELLADNRQLPLLDMLAERAHQWALGSQETIDRIVLRDAPQWAPKFVNILLSERIYRELVEFTWKIRANPEHEVRLAANRFLEEFADDLQHDDAMIKKAERIKAQIMGREEITGMAKATWRAAKRLILESADDPNSTLRRKVAENVQQLGERLRDDADMRAKVDGWIDRGARYLVENYAGEISTLVTDTVARWDAEEASKKIELQVGRDLQFIRINGTVVGSLAGLVIYTISHLMFGG, from the coding sequence ATGCAGAAAGCTCCCGGCGACACTGCGGTTCTGAACACCCCCGCCGCGCCTGCCGCCGCACCCCTCGGCTTCGCCGCCGTGCTCGACGAGGCGGCCAAACGTCGCGACCTGTGGCGGATGAAGGCACTCGCCACCGGCATGCTCGCGCTGGCCACGGCAATCTACCTGTTCTGCCGGTGGACGGAATCGCGTGGCGCGGGCGGTGACTGGGTCGGCTACCTGCGAGCCGCCTCGGAGGCGGGCATGGTCGGCGCGCTGGCGGACTGGTTCGCGGTGACCGCACTGTTCCGGCACCCGCTCGGCCTGCCCATTCCGCACACCGCGATAATCCGGAAGAAGAAAGACCAGCTCGGTGCCAGCCTCGGCACCTTCGTCGGCACGAATTTCCTTGCGCCGGAGGTGGTTTCGGCCAAGGTGAACTCCGCGCGGGTCTCCTGGCGGGTCGGGCGCTGGATGGCCGATCCCGACCACGCCGCCCGGGTGGCGCAGGAGAGCTCCACAATTCTGCGCGCGGTGGTCGGGGTGCTGCGCGACGAGGACGTGGAGCAGGTCATCGACAGCACCATCGTCAAGCGGATCGCCGAGCCGCTGTGGGGTCCGCCGATCGGGCGGGTGCTCGCCGAGCTGCTCGCCGACAACCGCCAGCTGCCGCTGCTGGATATGCTTGCCGAGCGCGCGCACCAGTGGGCGCTCGGCTCGCAGGAGACAATCGACCGGATCGTTTTGCGGGATGCGCCGCAATGGGCACCGAAATTCGTCAACATCCTGCTTTCCGAACGGATCTACCGGGAACTGGTCGAGTTCACCTGGAAGATCCGCGCCAACCCGGAGCATGAGGTTCGCCTCGCGGCGAATCGGTTCCTCGAGGAGTTCGCCGACGACCTGCAACACGACGACGCCATGATCAAGAAGGCGGAGCGGATCAAGGCGCAGATCATGGGCCGCGAGGAAATCACGGGGATGGCCAAGGCCACCTGGCGTGCGGCCAAGCGCCTCATCCTGGAGTCGGCCGACGACCCGAACAGCACGCTGCGCCGCAAGGTCGCCGAGAACGTCCAACAGCTCGGCGAGCGGCTGCGCGACGATGCCGATATGCGCGCGAAGGTGGACGGCTGGATCGACCGCGGCGCTCGCTACTTGGTGGAAAACTATGCGGGTGAAATCAGCACCTTGGTCACCGACACGGTTGCCAGGTGGGATGCCGAGGAAGCAAGCAAGAAGATCGAACTGCAGGTCGGCCGGGATCTGCAATTCATCCGGATCAACGGCACAGTGGTCGGCTCGCTTGCCGGACTGGTGATCTACACGATTTCCCATCTGATGTTCGGCGGCTGA
- a CDS encoding helix-turn-helix domain-containing protein, with protein sequence MADQPEVSAEYTGSSDERSSGAGERGGRVASAAHDIGGFIRAQREAAQVSLRQLAQLAGVSNPYLSQIERGLRNPSAEVLTQIAKALRVSSEVLYVRAGYLEQRPHSPVRDALLADTSISERQKQVLLEIYESFRRENGGNEAGGDEWDSDVPLTTTDTPPRQENETL encoded by the coding sequence ATGGCAGACCAGCCCGAGGTTTCCGCCGAGTACACCGGCAGTTCGGACGAGCGATCGTCCGGCGCCGGAGAACGAGGGGGTCGCGTGGCCAGCGCGGCGCATGACATCGGAGGCTTCATCAGGGCGCAGCGAGAAGCCGCGCAAGTTTCGCTACGCCAACTCGCCCAGCTGGCGGGGGTGAGCAATCCGTACCTCAGTCAGATCGAGCGCGGATTGCGCAATCCGTCCGCCGAAGTACTCACGCAGATCGCCAAGGCGCTGCGGGTGTCCTCGGAAGTCTTGTACGTACGGGCTGGCTATCTCGAGCAGCGGCCGCACAGTCCGGTCCGGGATGCCCTGCTTGCCGACACGTCGATCAGTGAGCGGCAGAAGCAGGTGCTGCTGGAAATCTACGAATCGTTTCGCCGGGAAAACGGAGGAAACGAGGCAGGGGGGGATGAATGGGACAGCGACGTTCCGCTCACGACAACCGACACTCCGCCACGCCAGGAGAACGAAACACTATGA
- a CDS encoding heparin-binding hemagglutinin codes for MTEKNATVTKPLLATVGAGDALYTAVNDVVAQVRERAAAGEVQARVEEARERFSTVPADVQAQFESLRERLAGLPSELPEDLAELREKFTAEELRALAEKYYRQALDIYSDLAVRGEETVERVRASHLVEDRIGKVETLYGDAVSRAEDVLERVNGLLGRPGRAAADTEEDSVVEAEVVEVTTESTPGPAANGAPKKTPAKKAPAAKKAPPKKAAPKND; via the coding sequence ATGACCGAGAAGAACGCCACCGTAACCAAGCCACTCCTCGCCACCGTCGGCGCGGGTGACGCCCTCTACACCGCGGTCAACGACGTCGTCGCGCAGGTGCGCGAGCGTGCGGCCGCAGGCGAGGTGCAGGCTCGGGTAGAGGAGGCGCGCGAGCGCTTCTCCACCGTGCCCGCCGACGTGCAGGCTCAGTTCGAGTCGCTGCGCGAGCGGCTCGCCGGCCTGCCTTCCGAGCTGCCGGAGGACCTCGCCGAGCTGCGCGAGAAGTTCACCGCCGAGGAACTGCGCGCGCTGGCCGAGAAGTACTACCGCCAGGCGCTCGACATCTACTCCGACCTCGCCGTGCGCGGCGAGGAGACAGTCGAGCGGGTGCGCGCCAGCCACCTGGTGGAGGACCGGATCGGCAAGGTCGAGACCCTTTACGGCGACGCGGTGAGCCGCGCCGAGGACGTGCTCGAGCGCGTGAACGGACTGCTCGGCCGCCCGGGCAGGGCCGCGGCCGACACCGAGGAGGACTCGGTCGTCGAGGCCGAGGTCGTCGAGGTGACCACCGAGTCCACCCCGGGCCCCGCCGCCAACGGCGCGCCGAAGAAGACTCCGGCCAAGAAGGCCCCCGCGGCCAAGAAGGCTCCACCGAAGAAGGCCGCGCCGAAGAACGACTGA
- a CDS encoding DUF2516 family protein, protein MVHGLTGMILLALWLAALGATIFALIHAVRQRPDAFTAVDKLTKPIWLAILGVAMLVLLLSPAGLGLLSFAAIIATGVYLADVRPRVDEVQRGPRW, encoded by the coding sequence ATGGTGCACGGACTGACCGGGATGATCCTGCTGGCGCTGTGGCTGGCCGCGCTCGGTGCGACGATTTTCGCGCTGATCCACGCCGTGCGTCAGCGTCCGGACGCATTTACCGCGGTGGACAAACTGACCAAGCCGATCTGGCTGGCGATTCTGGGGGTGGCCATGCTCGTGCTACTCCTCTCGCCCGCGGGTCTCGGCCTGCTTTCCTTCGCCGCGATCATCGCTACCGGGGTCTACCTGGCCGACGTGCGACCGAGAGTGGACGAGGTTCAGCGGGGTCCGCGCTGGTAA
- a CDS encoding alpha/beta fold hydrolase, with protein sequence MRAMLPTALANLPGQLRDLHDARRADLRSRTYQTAALNPPAVAHEVIPIRTRDGALLRAHAYGPADRTVIVLIHGWTCCLEYWNPQINAFAGEYRVIAYDQRGHGESEYGSSKLSTDLLADDLAAVLDAALAPGQRAVLVGHSLGGMTLQAWAARYPDRVAKQALAALLTNTAPDRLIVETTVVPLLNRPLRLLQLKVPLPFLFGRFGLGAPMLFPPIAPMRWLFARQIMSIAAKGDELEFSMSIVRSCRVWVRSKFGFLLATLDVGESARLLVVPTTVLAGEFDDMTPPVHSLRIVEMLEETGSSVRYEVLPTGHLSNVEAYEQFNEELARLLTAVRKPTQADIAG encoded by the coding sequence ATGCGTGCCATGTTGCCGACCGCGTTGGCGAACCTCCCGGGCCAGCTCCGGGACCTACACGACGCACGCCGTGCCGACCTGCGTTCCCGCACGTACCAGACCGCGGCGCTGAACCCGCCTGCGGTCGCGCACGAAGTGATCCCCATTCGCACCCGAGACGGCGCCCTGCTGCGCGCGCACGCCTACGGTCCGGCGGACCGTACCGTCATCGTGCTGATCCACGGCTGGACCTGCTGCCTCGAATACTGGAATCCGCAGATCAACGCCTTCGCGGGCGAATACCGCGTGATCGCCTACGACCAGCGCGGCCACGGCGAGAGCGAGTACGGCTCCAGCAAGCTGAGCACAGACCTATTGGCCGACGATCTGGCCGCGGTGCTCGATGCCGCGCTCGCGCCCGGACAGCGAGCCGTGCTGGTCGGACACAGCCTCGGCGGCATGACCTTGCAAGCGTGGGCGGCGCGCTACCCCGACCGGGTCGCGAAACAAGCACTCGCGGCGCTCTTGACCAACACCGCGCCGGACCGGCTGATCGTCGAGACCACCGTCGTTCCGCTGCTGAACCGGCCGCTGCGACTGCTGCAGTTGAAGGTGCCGCTGCCGTTTCTGTTCGGCAGATTCGGCCTCGGCGCCCCGATGCTCTTCCCGCCCATCGCGCCGATGCGCTGGCTGTTCGCGCGCCAGATCATGAGCATCGCGGCGAAGGGCGACGAGCTGGAGTTCAGCATGTCCATCGTGCGTTCATGTCGCGTGTGGGTGCGCTCGAAGTTCGGCTTCCTGCTAGCCACATTGGACGTGGGCGAGTCGGCGCGCCTCCTGGTGGTGCCCACTACCGTGCTCGCAGGCGAGTTCGACGACATGACGCCGCCGGTCCACTCCCTGCGGATCGTCGAGATGCTCGAAGAGACCGGCAGTTCCGTGCGCTACGAGGTGCTACCGACCGGCCACCTCAGCAATGTCGAGGCCTATGAACAGTTCAACGAGGAACTCGCGCGGCTGCTCACGGCGGTGCGTAAGCCCACACAGGCCGACATCGCAGGCTGA